A DNA window from Pseudoalteromonas spongiae UST010723-006 contains the following coding sequences:
- the ccmD gene encoding heme exporter protein CcmD — protein MQFNSLSEFFAMGGYGFYVWLSYGACAVILLGIFISSKRTHGKILEDVKSQIAREARIKKAKEQGL, from the coding sequence ATGCAGTTTAACTCGCTTTCAGAATTTTTCGCGATGGGTGGCTATGGCTTTTATGTCTGGCTCTCATATGGGGCATGTGCAGTGATTTTATTAGGTATTTTTATATCGAGTAAACGCACTCACGGCAAAATTTTAGAAGATGTAAAATCGCAAATTGCGCGCGAAGCACGTATTAAAAAGGCGAAGGAGCAGGGGCTGTGA
- a CDS encoding cytochrome c-type biogenesis protein codes for MKNFLMVLLTVFAAQLFAAENQYQFNSAEEEQLFRQLTAELRCPKCQNQNIADSDAVVAKDLRDKVLQLVQEGNTKDQVVDYMIDRYGYFVHYKPPVTPLTLLLWVLPLGFVLLGFVFILFKQKKQAQSRSTWTDADEQKLSKLIAKYKEVA; via the coding sequence ATGAAGAATTTTTTAATGGTTTTATTAACGGTATTTGCTGCGCAGCTATTTGCCGCCGAGAACCAATATCAATTTAATAGCGCAGAAGAAGAGCAATTATTTCGCCAATTAACGGCTGAATTACGTTGCCCAAAATGTCAAAACCAAAATATTGCAGACTCCGATGCAGTGGTTGCTAAAGACTTACGTGATAAAGTGCTTCAGCTAGTACAAGAGGGTAATACTAAAGACCAAGTGGTTGACTATATGATCGATCGCTATGGTTATTTTGTTCACTACAAGCCGCCAGTGACACCGTTAACACTGCTTCTTTGGGTGTTACCACTTGGCTTTGTGTTGCTTGGTTTTGTGTTTATTTTATTTAAGCAAAAGAAACAAGCACAAAGTCGTTCAACGTGGACGGATGCAGATGAACAAAAACTGTCAAAACTGATTGCCAAGTATAAGGAAGTAGCATGA
- a CDS encoding MlaA family lipoprotein produces MLNQKIQSVFSLLAAVIVLLLTGCAQVPPEKDDPRDPLQSMNRPIYDFNMDVLDAYVLRPAAVGYSKVTPQPVRNGLVNATNNLDAPIDATNSLLQGKISNSGVSVARFLVNSTVGIFGIFDVASEIGLVEEPEDFGQTLGVWGAGDGPYLMFPAYGPSTARNISGDVMDAFVLPSISLGTPATIGKWVIKVLEARASLIPQEALLNESLDPYLFMKDIYLQRQLYELHDGNPPLPKVEKTEEETANDDFFENL; encoded by the coding sequence GTGCTTAATCAAAAAATCCAGTCTGTGTTTAGTCTATTAGCGGCAGTTATTGTACTGCTGTTAACGGGTTGCGCACAGGTGCCACCAGAAAAAGACGATCCAAGAGATCCGTTGCAATCGATGAACCGTCCGATTTATGACTTTAATATGGATGTGTTGGATGCGTACGTATTGCGCCCAGCTGCGGTAGGTTACAGCAAGGTAACGCCTCAGCCTGTGCGTAATGGTTTAGTTAATGCAACGAATAATCTCGATGCGCCGATTGATGCAACAAACTCGTTGCTGCAGGGCAAGATTTCAAATTCGGGCGTTAGCGTTGCACGCTTTTTAGTGAACTCAACTGTGGGTATTTTTGGTATTTTTGATGTTGCCTCAGAGATTGGTTTGGTTGAAGAGCCGGAAGACTTTGGCCAAACACTTGGTGTATGGGGAGCTGGCGACGGGCCTTATTTAATGTTTCCTGCTTACGGACCAAGTACGGCGAGAAATATCTCTGGTGATGTGATGGATGCGTTTGTATTGCCAAGTATCTCGCTTGGTACGCCAGCCACAATTGGTAAGTGGGTGATCAAAGTATTAGAGGCGCGTGCATCGCTTATTCCTCAGGAGGCTTTGCTGAACGAATCACTCGATCCATATTTGTTTATGAAAGATATTTATCTTCAGCGTCAGCTTTACGAACTGCATGATGGTAATCCACCTTTACCAAAAGTCGAAAAGACCGAAGAGGAAACTGCTAATGACGATTTCTTCGAGAACTTGTAA
- the putP gene encoding sodium/proline symporter PutP yields MEFGTIFSLALYFIVMLGIGFYAYKKSTSDVSGYMLGGRNLSPSVTALSAGASDMSGWMLMGLPGAMYLSGLSSAWIGIGLIIGAYLNYLIVAPRLRSYTELANDSITLPDFFENRFNDDKRVLRVISSIVIIVFFTLYTSSGVVAGGKLFESSFGLSYELGLYVTAGVVVVYTLFGGFLAVSLTDFVQGCIMFLALVLVPFVVLSEVGGLSNAVATVEQINPSLLSFASGVSVLGVVSAMAWGLGYFGQPHIIVRFMAIRSVKDLPTARRIGMSWMIVSLIGALATGFVGVVYVNQTGTELKDAETIFILLSQVLFHPLIAGFLLAAILAAIMSTISSQLLVTSSSLTEDIYKAFFNQQASQKTLVTVGRISVLAVALLAIFLAYDRDSSILSLVSNAWAGFGAAFGPVVILSLYWSRMTKQGALAGIISGAVTVLLWIYLPISVNGDSLSSLMYEIVPGFIIATLAIVIVSRLTDEPSDEQVALFNKAKSHS; encoded by the coding sequence TTGGAATTCGGCACAATTTTTTCGTTAGCCTTATATTTTATCGTGATGTTAGGCATTGGTTTTTATGCCTATAAAAAGTCAACGAGTGACGTATCAGGCTATATGCTCGGCGGTAGAAATTTAAGCCCAAGTGTAACGGCATTATCGGCGGGCGCATCCGATATGAGTGGCTGGATGCTAATGGGTCTGCCTGGTGCAATGTACTTGTCGGGACTCAGTAGTGCATGGATTGGCATTGGTTTGATTATTGGTGCGTATCTTAACTATCTGATTGTTGCACCGCGTTTGCGTAGTTATACCGAATTGGCAAATGACTCAATTACGCTTCCTGATTTTTTTGAAAACCGATTTAACGATGATAAGCGCGTGCTACGCGTTATCTCATCAATTGTAATTATTGTATTTTTTACACTTTACACCTCATCTGGTGTGGTTGCAGGCGGCAAGCTGTTTGAATCAAGTTTTGGCTTAAGCTACGAGTTAGGTTTGTATGTAACTGCTGGCGTTGTTGTTGTGTACACTTTGTTTGGTGGGTTTTTGGCGGTTAGCCTGACTGACTTTGTACAAGGTTGCATTATGTTTTTAGCCTTAGTGTTAGTGCCGTTTGTGGTACTAAGTGAAGTTGGCGGATTATCTAATGCGGTGGCAACGGTAGAACAAATTAACCCAAGCTTACTCAGTTTTGCGTCGGGTGTTTCTGTACTGGGTGTTGTTTCTGCGATGGCATGGGGTTTGGGTTATTTTGGACAACCACATATTATTGTGCGCTTTATGGCTATTCGCTCAGTTAAAGATTTACCGACTGCGCGCCGTATTGGCATGAGTTGGATGATTGTGTCGCTTATCGGTGCATTAGCGACAGGGTTTGTTGGTGTTGTGTATGTCAATCAAACGGGCACTGAATTAAAAGATGCGGAGACCATCTTTATTTTATTATCGCAAGTATTGTTTCATCCATTAATTGCAGGCTTTTTATTAGCGGCAATTCTAGCTGCGATTATGAGTACGATTTCATCACAGCTGTTGGTAACGTCTAGTTCGCTTACAGAAGACATATACAAAGCGTTCTTTAATCAACAAGCGTCACAAAAAACCTTAGTAACGGTAGGCCGTATTTCAGTGCTTGCAGTCGCGCTACTTGCTATCTTCCTCGCTTATGACCGTGACAGTTCAATTTTAAGTTTAGTAAGTAATGCTTGGGCTGGCTTTGGTGCGGCGTTTGGACCAGTTGTTATACTTAGTTTGTATTGGTCGCGTATGACTAAGCAGGGCGCGCTTGCGGGGATTATTTCGGGTGCGGTGACAGTATTACTGTGGATTTATTTACCAATTAGTGTAAATGGTGATAGCTTAAGTAGCTTAATGTACGAAATCGTACCTGGCTTTATTATTGCTACTTTGGCGATTGTGATTGTCAGTCGTCTTACTGATGAACCAAGTGACGAGCAAGTAGCTTTATTTAATAAGGCAAAAAGCCACAGTTAA
- a CDS encoding heme lyase CcmF/NrfE family subunit, which produces MIAELGYLSLTLALAFSILLSVYPMYGAVKGNLRLMQSAPSFALAQFVFTAISFGILIYVTLIDDFTVAYVASHSSTTLPWYYKVTSTWGGHEGAVLLWVLMQTGWTAIVAFASKSLPWQLRARVLSILGFLGLGFILYTLLMSSPFERLLPYFPIEGHDLNPLLQDPGMIIHPPLLYMGYVGLSVSFAFAIAALLMGKLDNTWAKWSRPWTMAAWLFLTLGITIGSWWAYAELGWGGWWFWDPVENASLMPWLVATALIHSLAVTEKRGVFKSWTVLLAIAAFSLTLLGTFIVRSGIIVSVHAFTTDPGRGSFILSFLAIVVGGSLLLYALRAGTVESTSRYKFFSREVALWLNNLLLCVSMLIVLLGTLLPMVHKELGMGTISIGVPFFNQMFFYLLMPFSLLLGLGPMLRWKQNKFSHVMKKLVGALVVTAVVTFAWLYSSYENVSTTTLVGVFFALWVCLTVAIDLFEKLSKEGMSLTKLGNSFWAMHTAHLGFAFVVLGVTLTSAYSVEKQVKVNPGEQVQLNDYNYRFDGVKAIVGPNYKGHAGVVTVFKDNQKVTELYAEKRQYDVGMQVMTEAAIDAKLSRDLYLALGEQLSNGAWALRIYEKPFVRWMWLGGILMSLAGVFMMLDKRYRRKTAASKATIKGAIA; this is translated from the coding sequence ATGATTGCTGAATTAGGTTATTTATCGTTAACGCTGGCGCTAGCGTTTTCGATATTACTCAGTGTGTATCCTATGTATGGTGCTGTAAAAGGCAATTTACGCCTAATGCAAAGCGCACCATCGTTTGCTTTAGCGCAGTTTGTTTTTACTGCGATTTCATTTGGTATATTAATTTATGTAACCTTGATAGATGACTTCACGGTTGCTTATGTTGCAAGTCACAGCAGTACAACCTTGCCATGGTACTATAAAGTAACCTCTACTTGGGGCGGTCACGAAGGTGCGGTATTACTTTGGGTATTAATGCAAACAGGTTGGACGGCGATTGTTGCATTTGCGTCTAAATCATTACCGTGGCAATTGCGTGCGCGCGTACTGTCTATTTTAGGCTTTTTAGGCCTAGGCTTTATTCTTTATACGCTGCTAATGTCGAGCCCATTCGAACGTTTACTGCCTTATTTCCCAATCGAAGGGCACGATTTAAATCCATTGTTACAAGATCCGGGCATGATTATTCACCCACCTTTATTGTACATGGGTTACGTAGGTTTATCGGTGTCGTTTGCATTTGCGATTGCGGCGCTGTTAATGGGCAAGTTAGATAATACCTGGGCAAAATGGTCACGGCCTTGGACTATGGCCGCGTGGTTGTTCTTAACACTTGGTATTACGATTGGTTCTTGGTGGGCTTATGCCGAGCTTGGCTGGGGCGGCTGGTGGTTCTGGGATCCAGTTGAAAATGCATCACTAATGCCATGGCTTGTAGCAACTGCACTTATCCACTCACTTGCGGTAACTGAAAAACGAGGCGTATTTAAGTCGTGGACGGTATTACTCGCGATTGCAGCGTTCTCGTTAACACTGCTTGGTACCTTTATTGTGCGTTCGGGTATTATTGTATCGGTACACGCCTTTACCACTGATCCAGGTCGTGGTTCGTTTATTCTGTCGTTCCTTGCCATTGTTGTAGGCGGTAGTTTGCTACTCTATGCATTAAGAGCGGGCACGGTCGAATCGACGTCGCGTTATAAGTTTTTCTCTCGTGAAGTAGCGCTATGGCTCAATAACTTATTATTGTGTGTTTCAATGTTAATAGTACTGCTTGGTACTTTATTGCCTATGGTGCACAAAGAGCTTGGAATGGGCACAATTTCAATTGGTGTACCTTTCTTTAATCAAATGTTCTTCTACTTGTTAATGCCGTTCTCTTTACTATTAGGCTTAGGGCCTATGCTGCGCTGGAAACAAAATAAGTTTTCTCATGTTATGAAAAAGCTGGTTGGTGCACTTGTTGTGACAGCTGTCGTTACTTTTGCATGGCTTTATTCAAGTTATGAAAATGTGTCGACTACCACCTTAGTGGGTGTTTTCTTTGCCCTTTGGGTTTGTTTAACAGTGGCGATTGATTTGTTTGAAAAGTTAAGCAAAGAAGGCATGTCACTGACAAAATTGGGTAACAGTTTTTGGGCGATGCATACTGCTCACTTAGGCTTTGCTTTTGTGGTACTCGGTGTCACGCTAACGTCAGCTTACTCGGTAGAAAAACAAGTAAAAGTTAACCCTGGTGAGCAAGTTCAACTCAATGATTACAATTATCGTTTTGACGGTGTTAAAGCCATTGTTGGCCCTAACTATAAAGGTCATGCTGGCGTTGTAACTGTCTTTAAAGATAACCAAAAAGTAACAGAGCTTTACGCCGAAAAACGTCAATACGATGTAGGCATGCAAGTAATGACTGAAGCGGCTATCGATGCCAAGTTAAGTCGTGATTTATACCTTGCGTTAGGTGAACAGCTAAGTAACGGCGCGTGGGCACTGCGTATTTACGAAAAGCCGTTTGTACGCTGGATGTGGCTTGGTGGTATTTTAATGTCGCTTGCTGGTGTATTTATGATGCTTGATAAGCGCTATCGCCGTAAAACGGCGGCATCTAAGGCAACCATTAAAGGGGCTATTGCATGA
- a CDS encoding heme ABC transporter permease — protein sequence MWKWLHPYAKAEKAYQVCNTLMPYFAVVAVIGLIVGWTWGLAYAPADYQQKDSYRIIFIHVPSAILSMGAYTSMAITAFIAMVWQIRNAELAVIAIAPVGAAVAAIALITGAAWGKPMWGTWWVWDARLTTMLILLFLYVGVIALYHAFEDKGAAGRASCILAMVGVVNVPIIHYSVEWWNTLHQGSTITKFDGSAIDSSMLYPLLINILAFACLMAVIVLMRLKNEILEREKHRPWVRNLVSGGKNAV from the coding sequence ATGTGGAAGTGGTTACATCCATATGCGAAAGCAGAAAAAGCGTATCAAGTATGCAATACCTTGATGCCGTACTTTGCCGTCGTTGCCGTGATTGGTTTGATTGTGGGTTGGACTTGGGGTCTTGCGTATGCGCCAGCTGACTATCAACAAAAAGACAGTTATCGAATTATCTTTATTCATGTTCCTTCCGCCATATTGTCAATGGGGGCTTACACCTCAATGGCAATTACCGCATTTATTGCCATGGTGTGGCAGATCCGAAATGCTGAATTGGCCGTAATTGCTATTGCACCAGTGGGCGCAGCAGTCGCAGCAATTGCCTTAATCACTGGTGCTGCATGGGGTAAACCTATGTGGGGTACTTGGTGGGTTTGGGATGCTCGCTTAACCACAATGCTGATTTTATTGTTTTTATATGTTGGTGTGATTGCGCTTTATCACGCTTTTGAAGATAAAGGTGCAGCAGGTCGCGCATCATGTATCTTAGCCATGGTTGGTGTAGTTAATGTGCCTATTATTCATTACTCAGTAGAGTGGTGGAACACCTTGCACCAAGGCTCAACGATTACCAAGTTTGATGGTTCAGCAATTGATAGCAGCATGCTATATCCATTGCTTATTAATATTTTGGCATTTGCATGCTTAATGGCTGTTATCGTGCTAATGCGTTTAAAGAATGAAATTTTAGAAAGAGAAAAGCACCGCCCCTGGGTGCGTAATTTAGTGAGTGGAGGTAAAAATGCAGTTTAA
- the ccmB gene encoding heme exporter protein CcmB → MKTHDSYWRLFSSIYKKDLTLAFRQRSEIINPVLFFIIVITLFPLGVGPEPNLLARMAPGIIWVAALLSTMLGLDKMFRDDYVDGTLEQMMLSPFPTSLTVLAKVTAHWTVTGLPLVLMTPMFALLLNLESEALTATLLTLLIGTPLLSLIGAIGAALTVGLQKGGVLLSLLVLPLYIPVLIFATSAIDAGSMSLDYSGQLAILGALLAGASVLAPFAVSSSLKVSVS, encoded by the coding sequence ATGAAAACTCACGATTCTTACTGGCGCTTATTTTCAAGTATCTATAAAAAAGATCTGACGTTGGCATTTCGTCAGCGCTCAGAAATTATTAATCCTGTTTTATTTTTTATCATTGTGATCACCTTATTTCCGTTAGGGGTTGGTCCTGAGCCTAATCTATTAGCGCGTATGGCACCAGGAATCATTTGGGTAGCTGCATTGCTCTCTACCATGCTAGGTTTAGATAAAATGTTCCGCGATGATTACGTGGATGGTACGTTAGAGCAAATGATGTTAAGTCCATTTCCAACATCATTGACCGTGTTAGCTAAGGTTACTGCACATTGGACGGTTACTGGGTTACCTTTGGTGCTAATGACACCCATGTTCGCCTTATTACTTAATTTAGAAAGCGAAGCGTTAACGGCGACCTTGTTGACGCTACTGATTGGTACGCCGTTGTTAAGCCTAATTGGGGCGATAGGTGCGGCGTTAACTGTGGGATTACAAAAAGGCGGCGTACTGCTTAGCTTGTTGGTATTGCCTTTGTATATTCCGGTACTAATTTTTGCGACATCTGCAATCGACGCAGGTTCTATGTCGCTTGACTACTCGGGTCAACTAGCCATATTAGGGGCGCTGCTTGCCGGTGCAAGTGTATTAGCGCCATTTGCCGTTTCATCATCTTTAAAAGTGAGTGTAAGTTAG
- a CDS encoding redoxin family protein, with amino-acid sequence MKNKTLMLVPFIIFAVLCVFLLKGLFGNPKEIETGRIGHTMPTFSLPDLMDENKRWSDKDLLGEVYLLNVWGTWCPTCLIELPYLTKLRGQGVKIIGLYYEQSYDPDFGDVFDLPALQSEVKGMLARTGDPYQFNILDLNRTLALDLGVSGAPEHFLVDKNGKIILHHTGDINERVWRAKFAPKLLELQ; translated from the coding sequence ATGAAAAACAAAACTTTAATGTTAGTGCCGTTTATTATTTTTGCTGTGCTGTGTGTCTTTTTACTGAAAGGTTTATTTGGTAATCCAAAGGAAATTGAAACTGGGCGTATAGGGCACACTATGCCAACGTTCAGTCTGCCGGATCTAATGGATGAGAATAAGCGCTGGAGCGATAAAGATTTACTCGGCGAAGTGTACTTATTAAATGTGTGGGGGACTTGGTGCCCAACGTGTTTAATTGAATTACCTTATTTGACTAAATTGCGCGGACAAGGTGTAAAAATTATCGGTTTGTATTACGAACAAAGCTATGACCCAGACTTTGGTGATGTGTTTGATTTACCTGCATTGCAAAGTGAAGTAAAGGGTATGTTGGCGCGCACAGGTGACCCGTATCAATTTAACATTCTCGATCTTAATCGCACACTGGCGTTAGATTTAGGTGTTTCGGGTGCGCCAGAGCACTTCCTAGTAGATAAAAACGGTAAGATAATTTTACATCACACCGGTGATATTAATGAACGAGTATGGCGTGCCAAGTTTGCACCTAAGTTATTAGAGCTCCAGTAA
- the ccmE gene encoding cytochrome c maturation protein CcmE, whose translation MNPRRKKRMFTIIAVLLGIGSAIGLTLYALQENINLFYTPSELIEGKGPNKEKPFVGQKLRIGGMVVPGSVVRNEESLDVEFKLIDTGPLVTIRYHGILPDLFREGQGIVAQGVLIEPNVIEAFEVLAKHDEEYMPADVAEAVKGIKHEKPKYNLNNGGY comes from the coding sequence GTGAATCCAAGACGTAAAAAACGAATGTTTACCATTATTGCGGTGCTTTTGGGTATTGGCTCGGCAATTGGCTTAACGCTTTACGCGTTGCAAGAAAATATCAACTTATTTTATACCCCGTCAGAGCTAATTGAAGGTAAAGGGCCAAATAAAGAAAAGCCATTTGTCGGTCAAAAGTTACGCATTGGCGGTATGGTTGTACCGGGTTCAGTAGTACGTAACGAAGAATCGTTAGATGTTGAATTTAAACTGATTGATACCGGTCCTTTAGTAACGATCCGTTATCACGGTATTCTTCCAGACTTATTCCGTGAGGGTCAGGGTATTGTGGCACAGGGCGTGCTAATTGAACCTAATGTCATCGAAGCGTTCGAAGTACTTGCTAAGCATGATGAAGAATACATGCCTGCTGATGTTGCTGAAGCAGTTAAGGGCATTAAACACGAAAAACCAAAATATAACCTAAATAACGGCGGTTACTAA
- the ccmI gene encoding c-type cytochrome biogenesis protein CcmI has translation MITSFYIYAAALIVFGLLFVVFPFIRKEKAVKTSPNANALRISDYESRLDELKQEVDTGKLSDDAYNTAVIEQKKALLQELAPEQQLSQRGNRSVIALTASMFTLTFCAVFYLMTGSYNLLTQWQQAKDNLPELGKRAVLQQGEPLSNNEMQQLALGLRTKLAEQGDDEMAWLLLGRIMLMLNDFEAANMSFDKALAMNPKSVNALVSKAQVLMLEGSESSMNQAAKAVSQVLKLEPSNTDALSMLALIAYERGDWQQSLAAFELILGRMSTTNPSYAMLSARVEELKAKVAEQSNTSKQNSLGQVRSVAVNITLSDELKDKLPRNGVLFVFAKAESGPPMPLAVVKKSQWQLPLQVTLSESDAMVAGMSFAEFKRVKVVARVSNDDKVDTQAGELEGQTKGFDIEQVNQVELTIDTLL, from the coding sequence ATGATCACGTCATTTTATATCTATGCTGCTGCGTTAATTGTATTTGGTTTATTGTTCGTCGTTTTTCCATTTATTCGTAAAGAAAAAGCGGTAAAAACGAGTCCTAATGCAAACGCACTTCGTATTTCAGACTATGAGTCGCGTCTTGATGAATTAAAACAAGAAGTTGATACCGGTAAACTGAGTGACGATGCCTATAACACTGCGGTAATTGAGCAAAAAAAAGCTTTATTACAAGAGCTTGCGCCTGAGCAACAATTAAGCCAGCGCGGTAACCGTTCGGTTATTGCGCTCACGGCAAGTATGTTTACGCTAACATTCTGCGCGGTGTTTTATTTAATGACAGGCAGCTATAACTTACTTACTCAGTGGCAGCAAGCGAAAGATAACTTACCAGAGCTCGGCAAGCGTGCGGTATTGCAGCAGGGCGAACCTTTGTCTAATAATGAGATGCAACAGCTGGCGTTAGGTCTGCGTACTAAATTAGCCGAGCAGGGCGACGACGAGATGGCTTGGTTGTTACTTGGCCGCATTATGCTTATGCTAAATGATTTTGAAGCAGCAAATATGTCGTTTGATAAAGCGCTTGCGATGAACCCAAAAAGCGTAAACGCGCTAGTTAGTAAGGCACAAGTGCTGATGCTAGAAGGTTCAGAAAGTTCGATGAATCAAGCAGCGAAGGCGGTTTCTCAAGTATTAAAGTTAGAACCAAGCAATACTGACGCACTCTCAATGCTCGCACTAATTGCTTATGAGCGTGGTGATTGGCAGCAGTCACTTGCTGCGTTTGAGCTTATTTTGGGACGCATGTCGACAACCAACCCGAGCTACGCAATGTTGTCAGCGCGCGTTGAAGAGTTAAAAGCGAAAGTTGCTGAGCAATCTAACACTTCTAAACAAAATTCACTTGGACAAGTGCGTTCAGTCGCGGTAAATATTACGTTATCAGATGAACTGAAAGACAAATTACCGCGTAATGGTGTGTTATTTGTATTTGCAAAAGCCGAAAGCGGTCCACCAATGCCGTTAGCTGTTGTGAAAAAATCACAATGGCAATTACCGCTGCAAGTAACGTTATCAGAAAGTGATGCGATGGTTGCGGGCATGAGCTTTGCTGAGTTTAAACGCGTTAAAGTGGTAGCGCGTGTGAGTAATGACGATAAAGTTGATACGCAAGCTGGCGAACTTGAAGGACAGACCAAAGGTTTTGATATCGAGCAAGTCAATCAAGTTGAATTAACAATTGATACATTACTTTAA
- a CDS encoding EAL and HDOD domain-containing protein: MYFYAARQPILNREKKLIGYELLFRDSLENVFPNINEDEATSRLIEGSQLSLGLEDMTGDKPAFINFTLETLLKGYAKTLETKEVVVEILETVQPGKRLLAAVKELKEMGYTIALDDYKHAPVWRHFYPFVDIIKIDWLDTSLEQIQEIIAQTKDFPSIKFLAEKVETPEQFEKAMELGFDYFQGFFFAKPEVVQSRALAPNEMTLAELLYQTSSPDMDLKKVTEVFERDVNLSYKLLRYSNSAAFKRRAEISTIKQALVVLGVEELKRFLSVLFTAQVASDKPPELMRLCLTRAKFAEQLSEQSGQFQESSKAFLTGMLSLIDGILDQSMDAILEKLPLSEEIKLAILKREGRLADYLGLVEAYEQAKWQEANEIQTKLNLNADDIPTAYHDALQWANLQMEAMSN, from the coding sequence ATGTATTTTTATGCAGCGAGACAGCCTATTCTAAACCGAGAAAAGAAGCTAATTGGCTACGAACTACTTTTCAGAGACAGTTTAGAAAATGTATTTCCTAATATAAACGAAGACGAAGCAACATCACGTTTAATTGAAGGTAGCCAATTAAGCCTTGGTTTAGAGGATATGACAGGCGATAAGCCTGCGTTTATCAATTTCACTCTTGAGACGCTACTTAAAGGGTATGCAAAAACCCTTGAGACAAAAGAAGTGGTTGTTGAAATACTTGAAACCGTACAACCGGGTAAACGCCTATTAGCCGCCGTAAAAGAACTTAAAGAAATGGGCTATACGATAGCGTTAGACGACTACAAACATGCCCCCGTATGGCGTCACTTCTACCCTTTCGTCGATATTATCAAAATTGACTGGCTCGACACCTCGCTTGAGCAAATACAAGAAATCATTGCTCAAACAAAAGACTTCCCAAGCATCAAATTTCTCGCAGAAAAAGTAGAAACTCCTGAGCAATTTGAAAAAGCAATGGAACTTGGATTTGATTACTTCCAAGGATTCTTCTTTGCTAAACCAGAAGTGGTACAAAGCCGTGCGCTAGCGCCAAACGAAATGACATTGGCTGAACTGCTTTACCAAACATCAAGCCCAGATATGGACTTAAAGAAAGTAACCGAAGTATTTGAGCGTGATGTTAACTTATCGTACAAGTTATTACGTTATTCAAATTCAGCGGCATTTAAGCGTCGCGCAGAAATCAGTACTATCAAGCAAGCGTTGGTTGTACTGGGTGTAGAAGAGCTAAAACGTTTCTTATCAGTACTATTTACGGCGCAGGTTGCTTCAGATAAGCCACCTGAACTAATGCGCCTTTGCTTAACACGCGCGAAGTTCGCTGAGCAATTATCTGAACAATCAGGTCAGTTCCAAGAATCATCTAAAGCGTTTTTAACTGGCATGTTGTCGCTTATCGACGGTATTTTAGATCAGTCTATGGACGCCATTTTAGAAAAGCTACCGCTCTCTGAAGAGATTAAACTTGCCATTCTAAAGCGTGAAGGCCGTTTAGCAGACTACCTTGGTTTGGTTGAAGCGTATGAACAAGCAAAATGGCAAGAAGCCAATGAGATTCAAACCAAACTGAACTTAAATGCAGATGATATTCCAACTGCTTACCACGATGCATTGCAGTGGGCTAATTTACAAATGGAAGCAATGAGTAACTAA
- the ccmA gene encoding cytochrome c biogenesis heme-transporting ATPase CcmA, producing the protein MLKVDSICCIRQDRCLFEDLSFELHQGQIVQLEGQNGAGKTSLLRILAGFVRAESGKVLWQGQDIAKDNLQFASDTLYIGHKTGVNGQLTAVENLAFWLETHGLETQQDLHDVLAQLGLVGLEDVPVRLLSAGQQRRVALARLWLNKATLWMLDEPFTAVDKKGVVLLQQQFKKHLAQGGAIILTSHQDLTEHFPELSRLVLEYRF; encoded by the coding sequence TTGTTAAAAGTAGATTCAATTTGCTGCATTCGGCAAGATAGATGTTTATTTGAAGATCTCTCTTTTGAATTACATCAAGGGCAAATTGTCCAGTTAGAAGGGCAAAATGGTGCGGGTAAAACCTCGCTACTACGTATTCTAGCGGGATTTGTGCGTGCTGAATCGGGCAAGGTTTTGTGGCAAGGTCAAGACATTGCCAAAGATAATCTGCAATTTGCAAGTGATACGCTTTATATTGGTCACAAAACTGGGGTAAATGGTCAATTAACTGCAGTTGAAAATCTTGCCTTCTGGCTTGAAACCCATGGTTTAGAAACACAGCAAGATTTACACGATGTATTAGCGCAACTTGGATTAGTAGGCCTTGAAGATGTGCCAGTACGTTTACTCTCGGCTGGGCAACAACGTCGTGTTGCACTGGCGCGCCTTTGGCTTAACAAAGCAACACTCTGGATGCTCGACGAACCCTTTACTGCGGTGGATAAAAAAGGCGTGGTGCTATTGCAGCAGCAATTCAAAAAACATTTAGCACAAGGTGGCGCGATTATTTTAACTAGCCACCAAGACCTAACAGAACATTTCCCCGAGCTGTCGCGCTTAGTATTGGAGTACCGTTTCTAA